The Humulus lupulus chromosome 4, drHumLupu1.1, whole genome shotgun sequence genome has a window encoding:
- the LOC133831477 gene encoding uncharacterized protein LOC133831477 isoform X2 produces MEGATKENYFEEESDGERYSKDSDGGDDDDEYCYASVPVSKLQPRKVLSKGRWIQEIGMAEVEVQKGPIWRTTGIVRCGKIYCSIEELLFMAELGAFLLMDDAGASISMEEMYMRISDENNGCSWEHFQAYRQLKSLGYIVGRYNIPWSLKHVKSNTESSSSHWSSENVMDLKSKDDISVVGMFSRLQIDEVKPVFDVYLPNTKFRKSSPDDPSFVLCFASGYPPSKMTLQLMERKCGGIPLKFCHVEQGRVSFFSFDKVELPILP; encoded by the exons ATGGAGGGAGCAACAAAGGAAAATTACTTTGAAGAAGAAAGTGATGGTGAGAGATATAGTAAAGATTCTGAtggtggtgatgatgatgatga atatTGCTATGCCTCTGTACCAGTCTCCAAGTTACAGCCCAG GAAAGTTTTATCAAAGGGTCGTTGGATTCAAGAGATAGGAATGGCCGAGGTTGAAGTTCAAAAGGGTCCAATTTGGAGGACAACAGGCATAGTCCGTTGTGGAAAAATCTATTGCTCAATTGAAGAACTTTT gTTTATGGCCGAATTGGGGGCTTTTCTTCTGATGGATGATGCTGGTGCCAGTATTTCTATGGAGGAGATGTATATGAGGATTTCAGATGAAAATAATGGATGTTCTTGGGAGCATTTTCAGGCCTACAGGCAACTGAAGTCTCTTGGTTACATTGTGGGGAGATACAATATCCCCTGGTCTCTAAAACATGTTAAGAGCAATACTgaatcttcttcttctcattggtCTTCAGAAAATGTAATGGACTTGAAATCCAAAGACGATATCTCTGTTGTAGGAATGTTTAGTCGGCTGCAGATTGACGAAGTAAAACCAGTATTTGATGTTTATCTCCCAAATACCAAGTTTAGAAAATCTTCACCTGATGATCCAAGCTTTGTGCTCTGCTTTGCTAG tgGCTATCCACCATCCAAAATGACACTTCAACTCATGGAGAGAAAATGTGGAGGAATTCCTTTGAAGTTTTGTCATGTAGAGCAAGGACGAGTGAGTTTCTTTTCCTTTGACAAAGTGGAGCTTCCCATCCTACCCTGA
- the LOC133831477 gene encoding uncharacterized protein LOC133831477 isoform X1 codes for MEGATKENYFEEESDGERYSKDSDGGDDDDDDDDDDDDDDDDEYCYASVPVSKLQPRKVLSKGRWIQEIGMAEVEVQKGPIWRTTGIVRCGKIYCSIEELLFMAELGAFLLMDDAGASISMEEMYMRISDENNGCSWEHFQAYRQLKSLGYIVGRYNIPWSLKHVKSNTESSSSHWSSENVMDLKSKDDISVVGMFSRLQIDEVKPVFDVYLPNTKFRKSSPDDPSFVLCFASGYPPSKMTLQLMERKCGGIPLKFCHVEQGRVSFFSFDKVELPILP; via the exons ATGGAGGGAGCAACAAAGGAAAATTACTTTGAAGAAGAAAGTGATGGTGAGAGATATAGTAAAGATTCTGAtggtggtgatgatgatgatgatgatgatgatgatgatgatgatgatgatgatgatgaatatTGCTATGCCTCTGTACCAGTCTCCAAGTTACAGCCCAG GAAAGTTTTATCAAAGGGTCGTTGGATTCAAGAGATAGGAATGGCCGAGGTTGAAGTTCAAAAGGGTCCAATTTGGAGGACAACAGGCATAGTCCGTTGTGGAAAAATCTATTGCTCAATTGAAGAACTTTT gTTTATGGCCGAATTGGGGGCTTTTCTTCTGATGGATGATGCTGGTGCCAGTATTTCTATGGAGGAGATGTATATGAGGATTTCAGATGAAAATAATGGATGTTCTTGGGAGCATTTTCAGGCCTACAGGCAACTGAAGTCTCTTGGTTACATTGTGGGGAGATACAATATCCCCTGGTCTCTAAAACATGTTAAGAGCAATACTgaatcttcttcttctcattggtCTTCAGAAAATGTAATGGACTTGAAATCCAAAGACGATATCTCTGTTGTAGGAATGTTTAGTCGGCTGCAGATTGACGAAGTAAAACCAGTATTTGATGTTTATCTCCCAAATACCAAGTTTAGAAAATCTTCACCTGATGATCCAAGCTTTGTGCTCTGCTTTGCTAG tgGCTATCCACCATCCAAAATGACACTTCAACTCATGGAGAGAAAATGTGGAGGAATTCCTTTGAAGTTTTGTCATGTAGAGCAAGGACGAGTGAGTTTCTTTTCCTTTGACAAAGTGGAGCTTCCCATCCTACCCTGA